Below is a genomic region from Triticum dicoccoides isolate Atlit2015 ecotype Zavitan chromosome 5A, WEW_v2.0, whole genome shotgun sequence.
GGGATTAAGGGAAGTACCTGATCTTAGTTTATCTCCATGGGCTTCCGTACGTTGTGGCGAAGCTGCCAACCAGGGGTTTATTTTGCTTCACATGGAAACGGAGAGATCTTTGACAGTGTAAGGTACAGCTTGCTCTGCATTGAAGCCGAATTCCGTGGGGCATGCATCGACATAATGGATTCGACTGTAGATTGGAAGCGATTCAAATCGATAGATTTTTCTCTCCGACGTGCCGGACATGCCCGAGGTCCACTCTATATTCGTCCTGAATTTGGACTGGATATTAGAGGTGTCGGTTAGTCCGGACGTTTGAGGAGTCCGTTTTGGTCCGGTTTAAGGAGTTCGTCCGACCATTTGAGGTGGGTTTGAGACACGCGTTGTAAATGTTTTCATGTGTATACCCCTAAAAGAAAATGTACCAGTGGTGTAGTAACTAGGTGGTGTAGCTTAAAAAAACAGCTAGCTGGTGTCGATCGTAAGCGCAGGAATCCGCATCCGGGTGCCCACTCCAGTCTCCAACTCCACCGGCAATGCCAGTCACCAGCCGAAatgggcgccggcgccggcgggacAGCAAGGATACCAGCTTCGATCAGGGCGGAGGTTGCAAAGCGCTGACATCAGGGCGGAGGTTGCAAAGCGCTGACATCAGGGCGGGCGCGCTGCCGCCTGAGAATATCCCGGCTTCTGTCCCCAGACGAAACGATTCCCTTCCGTCGCGCTCTCCGCCCGCCAGCCCGCGCCAGGCTCCAACGCGCACCGCGGCGGCACTACGGCAAAGCTAATACTACTACAAGCGCCAATTAGGAGCAGGCAGAGCTGGAGAGAACCGAAGCTCTCGGCAGCTGTTGGCTGGTTCCGATGGCGAGCGACGGCGACGAGGCTCCCGCGGGGGTGGCCGGGAAGGTGACCTGCGCGGCGTGGATACGGCGCCCGGGCGGCGGGCCGGCCGTGTCCAGCAGCCGCAGCCTCCTCGTGGTGTACGGCCGCGGCGCCACCGCCTCGTCCCCGCCGCTCCTCGACCTCCTCGCCTTCGACACCAGGCCGTGCGAGCTCGCCTCCGAACCCCTGGTGAGCGGCCCGTGCGCGGCGGGGTTTCGGCGCCTGCTGCTGCTACGGCCGTGTCTCTGACCGCGGGATTAATGAATTTGCAGCTGAGGGTCGTGATGGGCGAAAAGGGAGCCGACGCGGACACGCCGCGCGCCATCGCCGTGCACCCCGCCGGCGACGAGTTCGTCTGCGCCACCGCCAAAGGCTGCAGGTGCGTGCGTGCTCGTCGCTTTGTCGTGCCGATCGAATTACTCGGCCTCAGTCAGTATGATACTTCCAATATCTTAACGTACAAGTTCAAGAAATCAGTAGGACATCATAGGAGAGAATAATCAGTAGGAGATCATAGGCATTCTTCAGGCTTCTGATATTTCTCCTTGCTATACATCAACTCTTTCATTCATATTCTAAGTTCACCTGGCTAAGACATCATTCTATCGCACCTTTAGGCTGTTCAAGCTGGTCTATGATGACTTTTGTATCAACCTTATTTCAAGTGATTCGCCGCCCCTCCAATCAGTTGGGCCTCAGCGATGTTTGGCATTCAGTACTGATGGTACTAAGTTTGCTATTGGCGGCGAGGTATCATCAGCCCATTCCACCTTGCTTTTCTTTTCATGCATTTTTATTTACTATGTATATAATGATTCTGCTAGTTGGTAAGTCTCTTTTGTTCAGAGTTCTGTAGTAACTTCTTTCTGTAGGGAAAGTTATGCAACTTCAAGGGTAATTTATGACATGTTGTAATCTGCTGAACTGTAAAATTATGATTGCATTCTGCAAATCACATATTTGATTTCTTAACTAAATTTTGCTATATTTATATTCCACTAAAACAGAATGGACATCTCAGAATATTTCACTGGCCAAATCTCAGCGTGCTTCTGGATGAACCTAAAGCTCATAAATCCTTCCGGGACATGGACATCAGGTGAATGAAACTATAAAAGTAGACGCCTgttttaatcaacaaatgattattACCTCGTGGATCAATAGGATCTGACGAACTGTACATACTCCCTCGAGTACCAAAGCTGCTGGGTGTGTCTTGATAGTTTAGTACAAACTTTTGCACAAGAGATCTTTATTACTAATTAGGGCAGTTAGCCAATTTCTATTTGTTCATTAAATTACAAAATAAGCTCTTTTTGGTAGCATGTTTAATCCTGAAATGCCTCTTTCTCATGTAACTTGGATTCAGCGTTTTTAGTATCAACTTCAACTGATGGTTCTGCAAGAATATGGAAGATTGATGAGGGAGCTCCACTCGTAAATTTGACTAGATCTTTGGTAAAATCCATGTACTTTCCCCTTTACAATAACTGAAACTGAATTGCTTATTTGACCATACTGTTTACATTTCTTCCTGTAAATGCTTTACAGGATGAGAGGATTGAGTGTTGCCGCTTTTCTAGGGATGGAAAGAAACCTTTTCTGTTTTGCACACTTGTAAAAGGTAATCACGTCGATAAAGTCAAGAAATGCAACACCAAACAGACTTAATTGAATTTTTATTGATGAAATAGGAAATGATATCGTGACTATGGTTTTGAACATAAGTAACTGGAAGAGAATTGGATACAAAAGACTCCTGCGAAAGCCCATTTCCACACTTTCAGTTAGCTTGGATGGGAAGTATCTCGCACTGTAAGTGGATGTGGTGGTGCATCTCATGTAATACTGGCTGTGACAGTACTTCTATATTTAGCATTTCTAGGCATACCTGCATCGCCGAAGTCTGAGGTATTCAGGATAGTTTTTCCTTTCCAGAATTCAAACAATTTCTGAATCGTCTTTTCTCACACTTCTCAGCTACAATCCATCTAGTTGTACATTTCAAAATATGCAGCATTAGTACCTGAAGTGTGTCCAGTTGACTGAACATCATGTTGGTTGGTCACCTCTGAGATAATCATTTTACTGGAAGAAACCACTTACCTGCTATTCTGCGTACATTTCGTAACAAAAAGAGCTTGTCTGCATGTCATACTACTTGTTCATCGTCCGACTTAATGTGCTTGTCTAGATCTGCTGAGCCTTCCGCGTCGACGCGACATCCTTCTTTTGGCTGTGAAGTGGTACTGACATGGATACATTTTTCATCTTTATCTAGAGGAAGCCGTGATGGAGACTGTTGTGTTGCCGATGTACAGAAGATGCAAGTTTCTCACTTGATGAAGAAGGTCCATCTTGGCTCCCCAATTTCCTCCATTGAATTTTGCCCTACTGAAAGGTAAATGGTAACTACTGGTATTTCCTGTAACAAGAAGCGAGACAAACCTGAAATAATCGCTGACTGTATCCAGAACAGAAGTTTTTAGAGATAACCTGTCTTCCTGAAGCACTGCCAAACTAGTGAAGTAGCAACTAGTTCAGTATTTGTTCATAGTGAAGTCAGAGTTTATTCAGCTATTCACTTGGAAGAATCCTCACTGGTTGATGGTCCAAGCTTGAATGAAAGAACTGAATGGCCTCTTGTTTGCTGTTGTTGCAGGATTGTGATATCCACCTCGCACCAATGGGGAGCAGAGATTACGAAGCTCAACGTCCCTGCTGACTGGAGAGGTACATACATGCATGTTGCTGTAGATGGCGTTCTTGTATGTTGCACATAAGTATTGGATAAAGTATTTACCAAGATTTTCCGGTGTACGCTTTCCCCATTGCAGTTTGGCAAATTTGGCTGGTATTCTTGAGCCTCTTCGTGACATCGGCAATACTGTTCTACACGTTCTTCAAGCACACAAACCTGGTGTAACCCCATAGGGTGCACATTTCAGAGTAACGATCCTCTAGTGTCTGAATTCTGATGATcagagtccatgcctaatatcaacaATGTTccttatcctctgtttttgttgacACAATGCCTCGTCCTCATGAGCCCTTTCATTGTATGACCAAATGGTTTTGTGTCTGAAATGATCATTGTTTTGTGGTATCGAACCCTAAGCAGGCACATTTTTGTACACCAAGTGTTGAATTCTGTACATCGTATACCATGTGCCTCCTGTGCTGTAATCTTTGTGACTTCATTTCCACACAAAAAATAGTATGCCCATGGCAATTCCACAAAATCAGCACATTGTGTTTCCACCTTGACGATGAACGTTCACGCATGTGTAACCAAGGTAAATCAAAGGCCCTTCCAGCTTAGCACGGTTACACATATTCAGATAATTCTTATAAGATGACAAGTAGAGATGTGTTGCTGCCTGGTGTTTTCACCTTGCTTGCCTAATATAAAGTTGAAGCATCAAACAGCTTCTACAACCAAACCAGGAACACAGGGACAAGTTTACACTGGGAAACATTGTTTGCTTTCGTCAGCAAGTTAAAAGATATTCCAAAACAA
It encodes:
- the LOC119300245 gene encoding SEC12-like protein 1, giving the protein MASDGDEAPAGVAGKVTCAAWIRRPGGGPAVSSSRSLLVVYGRGATASSPPLLDLLAFDTRPCELASEPLLRVVMGEKGADADTPRAIAVHPAGDEFVCATAKGCRLFKLVYDDFCINLISSDSPPLQSVGPQRCLAFSTDGTKFAIGGENGHLRIFHWPNLSVLLDEPKAHKSFRDMDISLDSAFLVSTSTDGSARIWKIDEGAPLVNLTRSLDERIECCRFSRDGKKPFLFCTLVKGNDIVTMVLNISNWKRIGYKRLLRKPISTLSVSLDGKYLALGSRDGDCCVADVQKMQVSHLMKKVHLGSPISSIEFCPTERIVISTSHQWGAEITKLNVPADWRVWQIWLVFLSLFVTSAILFYTFFKHTNLV